The genomic DNA TTGCCTTTTTCAAGGTAATCGGGAACCTGCTTTGAAATACTTTCGTTTACAGAAGACAGGTATTTCTGTGCTTCGCTGTCGCCCGGTTTTACCTTAAGCGCAAGGGTAAACTGCTCTTTTGCCTTTAAGAATTCTTCTTCCGTCAGGTATGTGGTGCCGCTGCTAAGGTAATAGTCATATCCGGTGGTCTTTACCTGCGCTAAAAGAGAGAAGGTGGAAGAGTCTCCCGGATTAAGTTTCTTGGCGGTTTCCAGCTCTTCAATGGCTTCTTTATACATATTCCTGTAATAGTATGCCATCCCCAGGTTGTAATGCGCGTCGGAAAAGTTCGGGTTAATATTAATTGCCTTTTTATACGCGGTTATCATCTTATCGTACTCTTTTTTCTTAAAGTAATTAAGGCCAAGTAGATACTGAGCGTTAAAGTTTTCCGGATTTGCCTTTACAACCTCTTTAAGATTTTCTATAGCCTTGTCCGCGTTTTCCCTTTTATGATATATAAGCCCCAGAAGCTCCCTGCATTCCAGATGCTTGGGTTTTATATCAATACACTTTTCAAAGTTGATAAGAGCGTCTCCAAAGATATTCTTTTTATAATACGACTGCCCAAGCCTGAAATACGCCTCTGACATTTCATCGTATTTTTTTTCTATGCTTTTGGTAAAAGCTTCTATTGCTTTGTCCAGATTTTCCTTGCGCAGATAAGCAAGCCCCGCATAAAAATAGTTTGCCCCGTCCGCGGGATTTAACTGCGATGCCTTGTCAAAGTATTTTATGGCTTCATCATCGTTATTCTTAAAATTATAATAAATTATCCCCGCGATCTGCGCCGCGGAAAAATCCACCTTTTCATGCGAAGCTTTGTCGTCTTTATTTATTTCCAGCACCTTTTTCATCGTATCAAGCGCTTCGTCGTGCCTGTTTTCATTGTAATAAGCCAGCCCAAGGTTAAAGCGTTTTACAACATTATTGCCGTCAAGCTCCACGGCTTTTTTGTATT from Candidatus Goldiibacteriota bacterium includes the following:
- a CDS encoding tetratricopeptide repeat protein; amino-acid sequence: MKKTFIKRLLTAVLAVFLSSAVFASVEEYKKAVELDGNNVVKRFNLGLAYYNENRHDEALDTMKKVLEINKDDKASHEKVDFSAAQIAGIIYYNFKNNDDEAIKYFDKASQLNPADGANYFYAGLAYLRKENLDKAIEAFTKSIEKKYDEMSEAYFRLGQSYYKKNIFGDALINFEKCIDIKPKHLECRELLGLIYHKRENADKAIENLKEVVKANPENFNAQYLLGLNYFKKKEYDKMITAYKKAININPNFSDAHYNLGMAYYYRNMYKEAIEELETAKKLNPGDSSTFSLLAQVKTTGYDYYLSSGTTYLTEEEFLKAKEQFTLALKVKPGDSEAQKYLSSVNESISKQVPDYLEKGKKAFEAGDVGGAYNAWYYVLQVNPDNGEAKDGMAKVEKNISELISAKEKQAKLYLNQEKYTEAVDEYYELKKLLTGAKAKAVDEKIRAARASRDAKIKALLIQAEKFFSGSDKKVKQDYRKALQKFNDVLKYDSGNSSARDGITKVNQKIEADKDKYLSLARQNKSSPEKAKSYYQKVLAIDPNNEEANSGIEKLTGTQSKASVDAKALKSLYYEGVDKYVNGEIEAAIAVWGKVIAMDPGHAEAKKNIARAREKLAAIKKLSR